The genomic window GCCCGGCGCCTACGCCCAGGCGGACTTCAACGGCGACGGCCTGCCGGACCTGATCGGCGGGACGCGGGGCTCCTCGCTGCTGCAACGCTACATCGCGCGGCCGGACGGCCAGACCGTGACCGAGGAGCCGTTCGACGCCGGGCAGAGCGTCGACGGCCTGCTGGCGGGCGACTTCAACAACGACGGCATCCTGGACCTCGCCGTCGGCTCGCTGGCGGACGGCACGGTGCGCGTCTGGCTCGGCGTCGGCGACGCGCAATTCGTCGCCCCGGTCTCCGCCTCGCCCACGCAGGGCCGCAAGCTCTGGCTCGGCGACCTGAACGGGGACGGGGCGGTCGACGCCCTGGAGCTCGACGGCACCGGGCACGCCGCCATGAGACTGGGGCGTGCGGGCTCCCCGGGCCAGTTCGGCGCGCCCCAGCCGATCACCCCGATCTATCCCGGCGCCGTCCGGGATTTCACGGTGCTCGCCTCGTCGCGGGGGGTCCGGACGGCCATCCTCCCGGTGCAGGGTCCGGGCCTCGTCGTCGTCACGTGGAACATGGACGGCACCTCGTCGTACGACCTGGTCCCGCTCGACCCCGCGCTGATGGCGTCCCGGGTCATCGCCGGCGACCTGGATGGGGACGGCCGCGAGGACCTGGTCGTCCTGGCCCGGGCCACCGGGCAGGCGCTGGTGCTCTTCCAGGGGGCGGACGGCCACTTCACCCGCGTCCAGTGGACGATCGACGTGGGGGCGAGCCCGTCGGACGCCGTCATCGTCCGGGCGCCGGGGGCCGCCTTCCCCGAGATCGTGGTCGCGGACGAGGGGTCCGGCGACGTGACCGTCGTGAGGTGCCTCGCGCTCCGCGCGTTCGCCCCGCCGGTCCGCCTCTCGGCCGGGCTGAGCCCGGCCGGCCTGTCCTGGGACGGCGGGCGCTACCAGCGGAGCAGCCCCGACCAGCCGACGACGCTCGTGGCCGGGGACTTCAACGGCGACGGCATCCCCGGGCTGGTCGTCCTCGATCGCGGCTCCAACCGGATCTGCATCCTCCCGGGCCTGGACGGGGGGCGGTTCGCCGACCCCACGCTCGAGCAGAGCTACCAGGCCGGATTCGACCCGATCAAGCTCGTCGCCGGGGCCTTCGACGCCGACGGCGACTCCGACCTCGCGATCCTGAATCGAGGGAGCCGGGACCTGCTCATCCTGCTGAACGACGGCTCGGGCCGCTTCGTGACGGGCCAGCGCATCCCCGTGGGCAACCGGCCCAACGACGTGGTCTCCCGGGACATCAACGGCGACGGGAAGCCCGACCTCCTCGTCTCCAACGACTCCGGCGACCTCCTCATCCTCCTGGGCCGGGGCGACGGGACGTTCGCGCCCTACCAGCGGGCCGACCAGGTGGTCAAGCTCGCGGTCGGCGACATCGACGGCAACGGCCGGCCGACCTTCGTCCTGACCAACGAGGCCCGGGACGAGCTGGTCGTCACCACGCCGCAGGCGGGCCAGACCTTCCTCCAGGGGCGCGGCGAGGGCCTTCTCGCCCCCAGCGACGTCAAGATCGCGGACCTGAACGGGGACGGCCTCTCCGACCTGCTCGTGGCCAACAGCGGCGGCAACGAGCTGCTCATCTACCTCGGGATCGGCGGGGGCGCCTTCGCGTCGCCGCTGCGCGTCTTCGCGGGGACGAACCCCGTGGAGATCCAGGTCGGCGGCGTGGACGCGCACGGGCGGCGCGACCTGTTCGTCACCAATTCGGGCTCCAACGACGTCAGCGTCTTCATCACCTACGTCGACGAGGCGGGATTCCAGGTCGAGCAGGGGCCGCGCCTGGCCGCCGGGCTCTCCCCGGTCTCCACCACCGTGGCCGAGGTCGAGGGCGACGACCGGCCGGACCTCCTGGTCGTCAACCAGGGCGGCGACGCGGTGAGCCTGCTGCTCGGGGAGGGGGGCGGTTTCTTCACCGACAAGGCGGCCCGCGTGTACCCCAGCGGCGAGGGGCCGATCCGCGCCTACGTGGGGCAGTTCGTCGGCGGCCCCGGGAACGACCTGGTGATCGTGAACTCCGTCTCCAGCACCCTGACGGTCTACTCGGACTTCCTGAGTCCCGGGGCCGAGCCCATCACCGTCCCCACCGGAGGGCTCGATCCGATCGCGGCCGTCGCGGGCGATTACAACGGGGACGGCTTCCTGGACCTGGTGGTCGCGAACAACGGGGACTCCCGGATCTCGCTCCTGAACGGCGGTGCGTCCGGCATCGCCCTCGCCGACTCGTTCGTCCTGGGGGCTTCCGGGCGTCCCACCGGCGTCGTGGTCGGCGGGAAGGGCGGGGACTTCCGGTTCTACGTGAGCACCGAGGGGAGCAACTCGGTGCTGGACGTGACGTACCTGCTGGAGCTGCACGCGCCGGCCCCCTCGCAGAGCGCCTGGGCGGCGGTGCAGGCCCCGGGCGGGGAACGGCCGGTCGCCTCCATCGAATCCGCGCCGGCCGTCTGGTCGATCGGGTCCGGGGCCAATCCCGCGAGCCCCTCGACGTCGCAGTCCCTGGCGGCCATCATCCTGGCCGGCACGCCCGGGCCCTCGTGGGCGGCCGGCTCGTTCCTCGCCGGCCTCATCGGGACGCTCCAGGTGCTACCGCCGATGGCGGGGAACTCCCTCGCGTCCACGGTCACCGGCCTCCTCGCCGTGAACTGGGAGGAGACCTCCAGCGTGCTCCCCCTGCAGGACCAGTCCATGCCGGCGGTGGCCGTGCTGCTGTCCTCGGCCGCCGAGCCGGAGGCCCCGGCCGTCGCCGAGCCGGGCCGCCACGTCGGGCCCGCCGCGGAACCGCCGGCGGGCGGGGCCGGGGCAGAATCCGGGGCGGACCGGGTCGGCGAAGGGCCGTCCCCGGAGACGATCCTCAATCGGTACGTCTCGGGGGTCGACGACAGCCTGGATCGGGCCGGCCGGCGGCTCAACGAGGAAGCCTTGACCGCCCCCGATGTCGTCGGGCCGGAGCGAGGCGAGCAGCCGGCCCCCGCGCCCGCCGGGGACGAGTCGGGATGGCTGCCGCCCGGCTGCCCGACGCTCCCGATGCCCGCCAGGCTGCTCCCCGCCGAGCCCTCCGACGACCCGGGAGAGGCCGGGCGGTTGTCCGATGCGGGACGCCGGGAACCGAGGCCCGCGACCCCTCTCCTCGGCGCCGCCGCGGCCGTGCTCGCGGGCATCGGAGCGTTCCGGGTCCGGGCCCCGGCCGCCTGGGCCCGGCGAACAAATCGCCGGGGCCGCCGCCCCGTGGCCTGACCGGGCCCGCCACGCCCCTCCGCCGCGACGCTGCCCCGGGTCGTCCGCCTCGAAGCCCGCGTGCCGGGCCGACGCCCAGGAAGCGAATCCGCGATTGGGGTTGGCCCCGACTCGCCCGATTGGGGTTGGCCCCGACTCGCCCCGCCGGTTAACCTGAACTCCTGTCTAGGAGGCGGGACTGAAGGGTCGGAGGGGGACGTGGGCGGACGACCGAGGCGGAGGCCGCGGGCGCCGGGGGTTTGCGTCGGGATCGACCTCGCCGGCGTGGCGCACCGGGAGACCGGCGTGGCCGTGCTCCGCGCGGGGCGGTTGGAGCTCCTCACGTCGGCGGGGACCGACGAGGAGATCCTGGACCTGGCGCGGCTGGCCGGCCGCTGGGGGACGATCGCGGTGAACGCACCGCTCACCCGGCCGCTCGGGCGGTGCTGCCTGGACGACGACTGCCGATGCCGGACTGACCCGGGCACGCGCAGCCGGCAGCTCGAGCGCGAGCTCGCGCGCATGGGAGTCCCGGCGCTGGCCACCGCGCTGATCAAGGTCCTGGCCCGGCGCGGCGCGACGATCGCCGCGGCGCTCCGGGAGATGGGCCACGAGCCGCTGGAGGTCTACCCGTTCGCCACGCTCCGCCTCCTGGGGCTCCCCTGGCGGGGCAAGAAGACCGCCGCCGGCCGCCGGAAGATCTACCGGGCCCTCCGGCCGCTGGTCCCCGGCCTGCGGCACCCTCGGGCCAGCGAGCACCAGCTCGACGCCGTCGTCTGCGCCCTCACGGCCCAGCTCTGGCGGCAGTGCCGCACGCGCACCGTCGGCATCCCGGAGGAGGGGCTCATGACCATCCCCCTGGTCCTCGATCCGGCCGGGTCGGCCCTTCCCCGTCGCGGGCGCAGGCCGTAGCCTGTTGCCATTCGCCCGCCTCGCGGCCCGCGGCCGGGGTGCGGAGACGGGGCGACGGGCCGAGGAAGGGGGCCGCGGTGGAACGCTGGCTGAAGCGCGGCATGGGCCAGGCGGAGTCGGCCGAGGCCGACGCGAAGGTCCGCGAGACGGTCGAGCGCATCCTGGAGGACGTCTCGAGGCGCGGCGACGACGCGGTGCGGGAGCTCTCGATCCGGTTCGACGGCTGGGACCGGCGCGACTACCGGCTCTCCGACGCGGAGATCGAGGCGTGCCTGGGCCGGCTCGGCCGGCGCGAGGTCGAGGACATCGCGTTCGCTCAGGAGCAGGTCCGGAACTTCGCGCGGCACCAGCGCGAGGCGATGCGGGACGTGGAGGTGGAGACGCTGCCGGGCGTCGTCCTCGGCCACAGGAACATCCCGGTGGGCTCGGCGGGGTGCT from Aquisphaera giovannonii includes these protein-coding regions:
- a CDS encoding DUF429 domain-containing protein produces the protein MGGRPRRRPRAPGVCVGIDLAGVAHRETGVAVLRAGRLELLTSAGTDEEILDLARLAGRWGTIAVNAPLTRPLGRCCLDDDCRCRTDPGTRSRQLERELARMGVPALATALIKVLARRGATIAAALREMGHEPLEVYPFATLRLLGLPWRGKKTAAGRRKIYRALRPLVPGLRHPRASEHQLDAVVCALTAQLWRQCRTRTVGIPEEGLMTIPLVLDPAGSALPRRGRRP
- a CDS encoding FG-GAP repeat domain-containing protein, with the protein product MALSWGPWAPGAPDPLPTDPTVQVAGSLDRARDAQAYLFTVSQDGLLTADVHAEGMDTQLSLLDRDRNPIIQSQAASPSNRDDRISQHLPAGTYYLDVRTTDGGAGNYTLSTRFIATTSSLTSLPAGSGPVAIESRDLDGDGYPDLAVADNYGNAVLVYLNAGDGSFRPAASLPVGFGPGAIASADLNRDGIPDLVTANQFSDDLSVLLGRGDGTFQDAREVPAGSFPTAIAAADFNGDGIPDLAVANMADDDASIFLGTGDGGFRPGPTLATGRAPDALAAVDFDRDGRMDLVVANHDGGYLSIFLGRGDGTFAPGRSWAAPGAISSLAAGDFNRDGIPDLAAACDGSDGVAVLLGRGDGTFRASDRQSTGSIPYDVVPADLDRDGILDLCTANCGDGTVSVFRGRGDGTFVAMGNLRVGNGAQGLAAADLSGDGRVDLATADLISRTATVLAGNGDGTFQAGGHPPRPVNPSAVVRADFNGDGVPDLALADGSRDAVEVMLGRGDGSFRAPISVDCGRGPFDLAAGDLDGDGIPDLAVATYLSNQVAILRGRGDGTFSPIGRMAAGDWPCYLAIADLDGDGRPDVIAANWASNDLSVFLGRGDGTFRDQVVYATGATPDGVLVADVNGDGRPDVVTPNTGSDDVSVLLGRGDGSLAGQVRWAAGPGPWSVAAGDFNEDGRVDLAVSDYTSAAPSRVSVLLGRGDGGFLPPSAVPAGSSPYPIAVGDFNRDGHQDLLVGNDGSNDLSLLLGRGDGTFRPGARLAAGDGPDAMATGDFNGDGLLDAVVANYRSGDVAFLAGNGDGTFRSPTVQGVGPERMLMASADFNGDGLLDVAVLDSGAGTVTIRLNQGEGVFRDLPATPAGDEPSAILVADLNRDGRPDLVVADAGSGNLSILLGLGDGTFASERRVAVGPRPTSLVTGDFDGAGRVEIAVAHAGTDRITLLGSNGDGTFFPWRELVVGAEPVALVAADLNGDGVLDLATANRSSADLSVLLGDGRGGFVQTRIGLPGAGPTGLVAFGQGPGRPPLLVVQDDPGRRAWTVQLAFQGGGVVGDPHWYPTPGEPGAYAQADFNGDGLPDLIGGTRGSSLLQRYIARPDGQTVTEEPFDAGQSVDGLLAGDFNNDGILDLAVGSLADGTVRVWLGVGDAQFVAPVSASPTQGRKLWLGDLNGDGAVDALELDGTGHAAMRLGRAGSPGQFGAPQPITPIYPGAVRDFTVLASSRGVRTAILPVQGPGLVVVTWNMDGTSSYDLVPLDPALMASRVIAGDLDGDGREDLVVLARATGQALVLFQGADGHFTRVQWTIDVGASPSDAVIVRAPGAAFPEIVVADEGSGDVTVVRCLALRAFAPPVRLSAGLSPAGLSWDGGRYQRSSPDQPTTLVAGDFNGDGIPGLVVLDRGSNRICILPGLDGGRFADPTLEQSYQAGFDPIKLVAGAFDADGDSDLAILNRGSRDLLILLNDGSGRFVTGQRIPVGNRPNDVVSRDINGDGKPDLLVSNDSGDLLILLGRGDGTFAPYQRADQVVKLAVGDIDGNGRPTFVLTNEARDELVVTTPQAGQTFLQGRGEGLLAPSDVKIADLNGDGLSDLLVANSGGNELLIYLGIGGGAFASPLRVFAGTNPVEIQVGGVDAHGRRDLFVTNSGSNDVSVFITYVDEAGFQVEQGPRLAAGLSPVSTTVAEVEGDDRPDLLVVNQGGDAVSLLLGEGGGFFTDKAARVYPSGEGPIRAYVGQFVGGPGNDLVIVNSVSSTLTVYSDFLSPGAEPITVPTGGLDPIAAVAGDYNGDGFLDLVVANNGDSRISLLNGGASGIALADSFVLGASGRPTGVVVGGKGGDFRFYVSTEGSNSVLDVTYLLELHAPAPSQSAWAAVQAPGGERPVASIESAPAVWSIGSGANPASPSTSQSLAAIILAGTPGPSWAAGSFLAGLIGTLQVLPPMAGNSLASTVTGLLAVNWEETSSVLPLQDQSMPAVAVLLSSAAEPEAPAVAEPGRHVGPAAEPPAGGAGAESGADRVGEGPSPETILNRYVSGVDDSLDRAGRRLNEEALTAPDVVGPERGEQPAPAPAGDESGWLPPGCPTLPMPARLLPAEPSDDPGEAGRLSDAGRREPRPATPLLGAAAAVLAGIGAFRVRAPAAWARRTNRRGRRPVA